Part of the Pseudarthrobacter sp. NBSH8 genome is shown below.
GGCAATACCAAGCAACAGAACCAAACTTCCAGATACAGACCGCACCACCGCCGGAGGGCGCGGTGCAGAGGAGAACAAGACCTATGTCTACTCTTGAGATCAAGGACCTGCACGTCAGCATTGACACGGAGCAGGGCACCAAGGAGATCCTGAAGGGCGTCAGCCTGACCATCAAGACCGGTCAGACCCACGCCATCATGGGCCCCAACGGTTCAGGCAAGTCCACCCTGGCCTCCACCATCGCCGGGCACCCGCGCTACAAGGTCACCAACGGAACCATCACGCTCGACGGCGAAGACGTCCTCGCCATGAGCGTTGACCAGCGTGCCCGCGCCGGCATCTTCCTGGCCATGCAGTACCCCGTGGAGGTCCCCGGTGTGAGCATGACCAACTTCCTGCGCACCGCTAAGACCGCCATCGACGGAGAAGCACCCAAGCTGCGCACCTGGACCAAGGACGTCAAGGCGGCCATGGCGCAACTGCGCATCGACGCTGACTTCGCCGAGCGCAACGTCAACGAGGGCTTCTCCGGCGGCGAGAAGAAGCGCGTGGAGATCCTCCAGCTGGAACTCTTCAAGCCGAAGTTCGCCATCCTGGACGAGACCGACTCGGGCCTGGACGTTGACGCCCTGAAGGTGGTGTCCGAAGGCGTCAACCGTGCGCACGAGGCGGGCAACATGGGCACGCTGCTCATCACGCACTACACCCGCATCCTGCGTTACATCAAGCCTGACTTTGTCCACGTATTCGTGGACGGCCAGGTTGTCGAAGAGGGCGGCCCGGAGCTGGCAGACCGTCTGGAAGACGAAGGCTACGACCGTTACGCCACGGGCGCCGGCGCAGCCACCATCGCTGCTGCTCAGGCCTAGATAGGACTTGCCATGACCGAAATCAATGTGGCCCGCACGGGCCTCGAGGATGTCGAAGAGGCACTCAAGGACGTCATCGACCCTGAACTCGGTGTGAACATCGTGGACCTCGGGCTGCTGTACGGCCTGAAGTACTCCGACGAGGACGGCGCGCTGCTGATCGACATGACGCTCACCACGGCAGCTTGCCCGCTCACCGATGTCATCGAGGAGCAGGTAGGCAAGTCCCTGGACGGCGTGGTGGACGATTGGCGCCTGAACTGGGTGTGGATGCCGCCGTGGGGTCCGGAGCGGATCACCGATGACGGCAAGGACCAGATGCGGGCCCTCGGCTTCAACATCTGATCCGTCCCCACCGCCTCCCTTGTCTCGCTTCGCTCGGACAGGGAACCCTCGGCGGCGGAGGGCCCCTGAAAAGTACGACGACGGCCGGTCACCTTCCCTTCGAAGGTGACCGGCCGTCGTCGTCCCCCACCCACCGGCCCCCTTTACAGACTGGCCGCCGAGAACGTGTCGCACTGGTTGATGTCGCCGGTGGTGTACCCGGTGTAGAACCATTTCTGCCGCTGTTCGCTGGAGCCGTGCGTCCAAGCCTCGGGCGAGACCCGACCGGTGGCGGCTTCCTGAATCCGGTCATCGCCCACTGCCGAAGCAGCGGACAGGGCGTCGTTCAAATCCTGCTGGGTGACCGGTTCGAGAAACGGCAGCCCGTCGGGTCCAGGCTGCGTAGCGGCGTGCTTCACCCAGAGCCCGGCATAGCAGTCGGCCTGGAGCTCCGTTCTGACAGCACCGGACGCCGGCCCCTGCGGATCCTGCTGGGCACGGTCGAGGTACCCCAGTACGTTCTGGATATGGTGGCCGAATTCGTGAGCCACCACATACTCCTGCGCCAAAGGACCTCCCGAGGATCCGAAGCGGCTCACCAACTCCTTGAAGAACCCGGGATCGAAGTACGCAGTTGTGTCGGCCGGGCAGTAGAACGGACCCACCGCGCTGGAAGCGGTCCCGCAACCGGTGCTGACACCTGCATCGAAGATCACCGTCTCAGGCTGCGGATACTGGACGTTGTAGTCCCGGAGATAGGCCGGCCAGAACGCGTTCAGGCTGTTGACCGTGCCGGTGATTCGGCAGTCCAGACGGGCGTCAGCGTCGGCCCCCGTGGCGCAGGCCGGTGCCGTCCCTTGATTTTGGTCAGCCGTGCCAGTGCCGCCGGTCAGGCCTTCCAACATGGCTGGATTGACGCCAAGGAGGACTGCAATGAGCAGGATGATCCCGACCCCGATCCCGCCGCCGACTTTGGCACCGCGGCCCATGCCGCGCCGGTCCTGGACCTGGGAGGGGTCCAGCTGCACGTTGTCATTGAAGCTCATGAAGTCACAATAGCCTTTACCGGCAGCCCCGAAGCCGAGTCGGCCCGGTAAAGTTGGTTCGATGCCTTTTCTCGATAAAATCCAGCGCTGGGCCGAAGAACGCCCCCATGACACCGCCGTTGTGGTGGCCGGCCAGCGCCTGCGCTGGGCTGAGCTGCGGGACGCCGCCGCAGCCGCTCTTCCAGGGACAGCAGCCGTCACAGTCCTGGCGGAGGCCAACTCCGTGGACTTCGCAGTGAAGTTCACCGCAGCCGTTGCCGGCGAGCGCCAATGCGCCGTCCTGGACCCGACATGGCCAGCACAGCTGCAGCAGGAAATCCGCCTGCGGCTGGACGGCTCAGCCCGACCCGGCGACGTGGCATTGGACGACGCCCTGGCCGACGGGCCGCCGGACTCGACCTTCCTGATCGGACTCACCTCCGGCACCACCTCCGTGCCCAAGGCGTTCACCCGGTCGCGGCAGTCCTGGCGGCAGTCCTTCGACGCATCCATCGAGTTCTTCGGCCTTACCCAGGACGACGTCACGCTCGCGCCCGGACCCCTGGCCGCCAGCCTTAACCTCTACGCCCTCGCCGAGTGCCTCTACGCAGGCTCGGAATTCCAGACGATGGAGAGTTTCGACGTCGGTGATGTCCACTCCGCCATCACGCACGACGGCGTGACCCGGCTGATTCTCGTGCCCACCATGCTGCGGCTGCTGAGTGAGCGCGGCCTGACCGGCTGCGTTGATGCCGCCGGCATCCGGACCATCATCTGTGCTGGCTCAAAGCTGGACGCTCGCACCCTTGAAGCGGCAAGGCGCTGGGCGCCGAACGCCACCATCTATGAGTACTACGGCGCCTCGGAACTGAGCTTTGTCTCCGGTGTGGGACTGGCGGCCGGTAAACAACTGGACGCCGGGGGAACAGGTATAGGGTTCCCGTTCCCGGGCGTGGACGTCAGGATCCTGGACGATGACGGTTCCGAACTTCAGGACGGCGCGGCTGGCAATATCTGTGTGCGAAGCGGCATGGTCAGCAACGGCTACCTGTGGGGTGACGACGGCCGGGCGCTGCGCTCCTTCGACGGCTGGTTCACGGTGGGGGACCAGGGCTACCTCGCTGGCGGCGAGCTGCACATCCTGGGCCGGCGCGCCGACATGATCCTGACATCGGGAAAGAACGTGTATCCGCACGAAGTGGAACTTGCCCTGGCGGCCGTGCCGGGCGTGGCTGCTGCGGTGGCCGCCGGAATACCCGATGACCTCCGCGGCCAACGGGTGGTTGCAGGCGTCATTCCGTCCCACGGAGGAATCACGGCCATGCAGCTCAAGGCAGGACTCGAAAACATCCTGCCGCGGGACAAACGGCCCCACCAGTACTTCGCACTGTCCGAACTTCCCACCACGGACCGAGGCAAGATCAGTCGAAATATCCTGCTGGAATGGATCGGTTCCCACGACCCGAGGGCGCGGCATCTTGACCGCTGACCTGCAGCCCCATGGCTTGCCGGCTGGTGACTTTGTGCCCGCGGACCGGCAGCCCGTGATCATCGCGGCGCGGCGTACAGCGATCCGGCGCGCCAACGGTGCGCTGAAGGAATTGCGTGCCCACCAGCTTCTGGCGCCGGTCCTGGTCAACCTCCTGGCCGATACCCAGGTGCCGGCCGAAGCGGTCACGGATGTGGTGATCGGCAACGCCGTGGGCGGCGGCGGCAACGTGGCCCGGCTGGCCCTTCTTCAGGCGGGGCTGCCGGTGAGCGTGCCGGGGCTGACCGTTGACCGCCAGTGCGGGTCAGGCCTGGATGCGATTGTCCTGGCCGCCCGGCTGGTTGCCGCCGGCGGCAATCCGGTGTATCTCGCCGGGGGAGTGGAGAGTATCAGCACGGCTCCGCTGCGGGCCCACCGGAATGATGGCGGGGAGCCTGACTTTTACGCCCGCGCCCAGTTTGTGCCGCACAGCTTCGGCGACCCGGATATGGGGGTCGCTGCCGAGAACGTTGCTGCCCGGTTCGCGGTCAGCCGGGAGCGGCAGGATGCCTCGGCGCTGCGCAGCCATCAGCGGGCGCTGGCGGCCGCTGGAGCAGGATATTTCGCCGCCGAAATCACCACGCTGGAAACGCAGGCCGGACCCATCTGTGCCGACGACGGCCCCCGGGCCGGCCTGACTGCCGCCGTGCTGAAGCGCTTTCCGCCCGCTTTTGTGCCAGGAGGGACTGTCACCGCCGGGAACTCATGCTTCAACGCGGACGCCGCGTCCGCCGTCGTGGTTACTTCATTGCAGCGGGCCCGGGAACTCGGTGCCGTTGACGGGCTCCTGGTGCTGGGCTCGGACACTGCCGGAGTGGACCCCGACGTGCTGGGGATCGGCGCAGCGGTTGCCGCGGAGCGGCTCCTGAAGGCGAGGGGACTGTCCGCGGACGGTGTTGACCTGGTGGAGTTCAACGAAGCCTTCGCGTCCCAGACCCTGGCGTGCCTGGACCAGTTGGGCATCGATCCGGAGCGGGCCAACCTTGACGGCGGGGCGCTGGCATTGGGCCACGCCTATGGTGCGTCCGGGGCGGTACTGGTGGCCCGGCTTCTCGCCCAGGCCCGGCGCATCGGGAACCATGGCTCCCTGGCCCTGGCTCTGATCAGTATTGCCGGCGGCATGGGAACGGCGGCGCTGCTGCGCTACGAGTTGCTGGCCGGCGGGCGACAGGACCCCTGAGCCGAACAAAGCACATCCAACGGCCCCTCAGTCTTCCGCGTCGCCCAGCCCGCGTGCAGCCAGTGCTTCGCCAGTCTGGCGGGCGAAGGCCACGGTGGTTATGAAAACGGGCAGCACGAGGGCGCGCGGGTTACGCTCAAGCCCGCGGGCCCGGGCCGAATCCCTGACGTCTGCGAAGGCGCCGGCGATATACGGGATGCTGCGGAGCATGATGGCGATAGTCAGCGCAAAACGCTCGGGGTCGGCGCCGAAGCGGCGGAACGGTGTGGCCAGCGATACAACGCCGTCCAGGATCCGCTGCATAGGCGTAGTGGCTGTCAGCAGGGTCGCCGCCACCACGCAGACCAGGATGTTAAGGACAATCCGCGCGGCCGTGGGTCCACCCAGCTGCCACCACTGGAACAGGCCGATGACCACCAGCACAAGGCCAACGGGACGGACAGCACCGACCAGTCGGCGGGCTCCGGCACCCGCCAGGAGAAACAGCCCGCCGAGGGCGGCCAGCACCGCGGCGGAGACCAGCCAGTCAACCACCAGGAAGGACACCAGGCCGCAGCCCACCACCAGCAGGAACTTCACTGCCAGCGGGGTCCGGTGGATGATCGAATTCCCCGGGACGTAGTTGGCCAGCAGAAAGCCGTGCCCCCTCATGGCGCGGCCAGGCCGTTGGTGACCAGGGCCCGGTATGCGTCTACGGCCGCGGCAGGGCCGCCGTCGAACATCACGCGTCCCGCCTCAACCACCAGCACGCGGTCCATCTCCAGGGCGAGGTCGAGGTCGTGTGTGGACATCACAATCTGCTGGTCGAGGCCGGAAAGTGTGCGGCGCAGGAGTTCGCGGTTCCGGAGGTCCAGGAGGGTGGATGGTTCATCCAGCACCAGGACAGTGGGACTCACGGCCAATACAGCGGCGAGGGCCATCAGCTGACGTTCACCGCCAGATAATTCATAGATGCTCTGGTCCGCGAGGGGCAGCAGGCCGAGGCGCTCAAGGGCCGCTTCGGCCAGCCTGCGCCGCTCCGCACCGTGGCGTACCGGGCGGCGCAGCGAAAGTTCTACGTCCTCGCGCCCCGTGGGCATGACCAGCTGCGATAAGGGATCCGTAAAGACGAACCCCACCTGCCGGCGTACGGCCCGAACGGCCCGGACAGTATCGGCGCCGTCCACGGACACGCTGCCGGAACTTGGCTGCACCAGGCCGTTAATCATCCGCAGCAGTGTGGACTTGCCGGACCCGTTGGCCCCGATCACACCGATGCGCTGTTCCGTCAGTTCAAGCGTGACGTCCTGGAGCAGGGACTTCGGTTCCGGGCGGTTGTCTACAGCAACGGCAACTGAGGCCTGCCGGAAAGAAATGGTTGCCATGGCGGGACTAGTTGTTGATCCGCTTCACCCGGCGGACCAGGACGTCGGGAAATGCCCGGTGCAGTGACACTGCGATCACCGCTGCGAGGATGTTCTTAATCACGTCGCCGGGGTAGAAGACCAAGTCTGCGAGGAAGGCGTCACCCAGTGAAGCTTTGGTGTTCAGGGCGATCCCGGCGACTCCGAGCATGTGCACGATCGCGATGCTGGTGACCATCGCCGACGCGAAGAACCACAGCGCCCGGGCGCGTGTTGTCCGCCGGATCACCACGGTGGCCAGCCATCCGACAACGGCTGCAGCGATGGGGAAAGCAATGATGTAACCGGCCGAGGGGCCGGCCAGAATGGCCAGTCCGCTGCGGCCCTGGCTGAAGATCGGGAGGCCGGCCAGGCCCAGGAGTGTGTACAGGCCGACGGCGGCGAAACCTCGGCCTGGGCCCAGCATCAGTCCGGTGAGCATCACCGCAAGGGTCTGGAAAGTGATGGGGATGCCGAAGACGTTCGCCGCGATGCCAGGCACCATAGCGGAGCCGGCAACGAGCGCTGCGAAGACGGCGATCAGGCCCAGGTCGGTGGCATTCCACCGGTTCCGGAGGCGGGAAGCGGTGCCGGTGGCGGCGGTGTCTGTCTGGCTCATGGGGTTGTTCCTGTCGTGGTTGTACAAGCGAAGCATGGGGGTCATCCTGACGTTACCGGCCGCCGTCGGGCGCCATTTTGTAGGGGATCTACTAAACGGGATGCCCGGGGTTGACGGCCGGGCACAACCGTTGAGCCAACGCACGACCGCGGTGCAGCGGTTATGGGGCCAAGCTGAGGCCGGTAGACTTGGAAAGGCCGTTCTGTCGGCCATTCTGCCCGGCTGCTTCCAGACGTCATCCGATGAGCTGCGGCGTTTCCCTGTTGTGAAAGGCCTTACCTGCTGTGATTACTGTCCAGGATCTTGAACTGCGCGCCGGCGCCCGGCTCCTCATGGACCAGGTGAGCTTCCGCATCGACAAGGGCGACAAAATCGGCCTTGTAGGCCGCAACGGCGCAGGCAAGACTACCCTGACCCGGGTACTCGCGGGCGAAG
Proteins encoded:
- the sufC gene encoding Fe-S cluster assembly ATPase SufC, with amino-acid sequence MSTLEIKDLHVSIDTEQGTKEILKGVSLTIKTGQTHAIMGPNGSGKSTLASTIAGHPRYKVTNGTITLDGEDVLAMSVDQRARAGIFLAMQYPVEVPGVSMTNFLRTAKTAIDGEAPKLRTWTKDVKAAMAQLRIDADFAERNVNEGFSGGEKKRVEILQLELFKPKFAILDETDSGLDVDALKVVSEGVNRAHEAGNMGTLLITHYTRILRYIKPDFVHVFVDGQVVEEGGPELADRLEDEGYDRYATGAGAATIAAAQA
- a CDS encoding metal-sulfur cluster assembly factor, producing MTEINVARTGLEDVEEALKDVIDPELGVNIVDLGLLYGLKYSDEDGALLIDMTLTTAACPLTDVIEEQVGKSLDGVVDDWRLNWVWMPPWGPERITDDGKDQMRALGFNI
- a CDS encoding neutral zinc metallopeptidase, coding for MSFNDNVQLDPSQVQDRRGMGRGAKVGGGIGVGIILLIAVLLGVNPAMLEGLTGGTGTADQNQGTAPACATGADADARLDCRITGTVNSLNAFWPAYLRDYNVQYPQPETVIFDAGVSTGCGTASSAVGPFYCPADTTAYFDPGFFKELVSRFGSSGGPLAQEYVVAHEFGHHIQNVLGYLDRAQQDPQGPASGAVRTELQADCYAGLWVKHAATQPGPDGLPFLEPVTQQDLNDALSAASAVGDDRIQEAATGRVSPEAWTHGSSEQRQKWFYTGYTTGDINQCDTFSAASL
- a CDS encoding class I adenylate-forming enzyme family protein — protein: MPFLDKIQRWAEERPHDTAVVVAGQRLRWAELRDAAAAALPGTAAVTVLAEANSVDFAVKFTAAVAGERQCAVLDPTWPAQLQQEIRLRLDGSARPGDVALDDALADGPPDSTFLIGLTSGTTSVPKAFTRSRQSWRQSFDASIEFFGLTQDDVTLAPGPLAASLNLYALAECLYAGSEFQTMESFDVGDVHSAITHDGVTRLILVPTMLRLLSERGLTGCVDAAGIRTIICAGSKLDARTLEAARRWAPNATIYEYYGASELSFVSGVGLAAGKQLDAGGTGIGFPFPGVDVRILDDDGSELQDGAAGNICVRSGMVSNGYLWGDDGRALRSFDGWFTVGDQGYLAGGELHILGRRADMILTSGKNVYPHEVELALAAVPGVAAAVAAGIPDDLRGQRVVAGVIPSHGGITAMQLKAGLENILPRDKRPHQYFALSELPTTDRGKISRNILLEWIGSHDPRARHLDR
- a CDS encoding thiolase family protein; this translates as MTADLQPHGLPAGDFVPADRQPVIIAARRTAIRRANGALKELRAHQLLAPVLVNLLADTQVPAEAVTDVVIGNAVGGGGNVARLALLQAGLPVSVPGLTVDRQCGSGLDAIVLAARLVAAGGNPVYLAGGVESISTAPLRAHRNDGGEPDFYARAQFVPHSFGDPDMGVAAENVAARFAVSRERQDASALRSHQRALAAAGAGYFAAEITTLETQAGPICADDGPRAGLTAAVLKRFPPAFVPGGTVTAGNSCFNADAASAVVVTSLQRARELGAVDGLLVLGSDTAGVDPDVLGIGAAVAAERLLKARGLSADGVDLVEFNEAFASQTLACLDQLGIDPERANLDGGALALGHAYGASGAVLVARLLAQARRIGNHGSLALALISIAGGMGTAALLRYELLAGGRQDP
- a CDS encoding energy-coupling factor transporter transmembrane protein EcfT, which produces MRGHGFLLANYVPGNSIIHRTPLAVKFLLVVGCGLVSFLVVDWLVSAAVLAALGGLFLLAGAGARRLVGAVRPVGLVLVVIGLFQWWQLGGPTAARIVLNILVCVVAATLLTATTPMQRILDGVVSLATPFRRFGADPERFALTIAIMLRSIPYIAGAFADVRDSARARGLERNPRALVLPVFITTVAFARQTGEALAARGLGDAED
- a CDS encoding energy-coupling factor ABC transporter ATP-binding protein, which gives rise to MATISFRQASVAVAVDNRPEPKSLLQDVTLELTEQRIGVIGANGSGKSTLLRMINGLVQPSSGSVSVDGADTVRAVRAVRRQVGFVFTDPLSQLVMPTGREDVELSLRRPVRHGAERRRLAEAALERLGLLPLADQSIYELSGGERQLMALAAVLAVSPTVLVLDEPSTLLDLRNRELLRRTLSGLDQQIVMSTHDLDLALEMDRVLVVEAGRVMFDGGPAAAVDAYRALVTNGLAAP
- a CDS encoding biotin transporter BioY; translated protein: MSQTDTAATGTASRLRNRWNATDLGLIAVFAALVAGSAMVPGIAANVFGIPITFQTLAVMLTGLMLGPGRGFAAVGLYTLLGLAGLPIFSQGRSGLAILAGPSAGYIIAFPIAAAVVGWLATVVIRRTTRARALWFFASAMVTSIAIVHMLGVAGIALNTKASLGDAFLADLVFYPGDVIKNILAAVIAVSLHRAFPDVLVRRVKRINN